Proteins encoded by one window of Akkermansia muciniphila ATCC BAA-835:
- a CDS encoding O-antigen ligase family protein produces the protein MPDSPPSTSPAPRIAETAAGKILAGLLALFYIFLATTAAGGEWHTLFLPACFLAAALLLFCFCILRGYKIPSPGLPGWLALGLGGGYFLVRAWFSPWFYYESVADLGLIATAIVMFAAGTYAGAGNGEKSILPVLAAALGLLNALLWGYQNITGTEASWFRPDYSLFGTEIRNIGLFGYKNFSAHFLSVTGFFLCAYSMASARKWGIRLFTGLALILVSFTCGSRSAFPNALAGVTLCFFIYTSSVFRNNRKFYTASILFIILLFLGTSYAVLDLSRGAGRLAALLDTFSFGNRLDLSKLAWALADQAPLFGHGSRMYTNLSTEFFSGANLPNFAHHEYAQAACDYGYAGLGLMLALLALFLIFGLRSVLKLSGEHQRPNPLGPAAFCVLCIAAFHAYGEFIWHNPALLGASALCGGITCTAPLSRVKASRQAGRWLQATAALLMAILALCYAFLAFPVWKNSLQAVPASSGNRLPMLEAAASCSLDPDLVRRNILHAAGSSPPPNPARLKALEHQEEKAELLSPGNHGLTAAKSLLYILQGRLTEAEQLLRPYVESPGRFDDRMFAWTTIYNNMLYSWSTAIAAQSPGRALSMAMTAQRLMSAQTDRWLYYGALDPEVRKKHYSRLNELKMLIMMLQARGTTPDPSWRK, from the coding sequence ATGCCAGACTCTCCCCCCAGCACCTCCCCCGCTCCGCGCATTGCTGAAACTGCCGCCGGGAAAATTCTGGCGGGCCTCCTGGCCCTTTTTTACATCTTCCTGGCAACGACGGCGGCAGGCGGGGAATGGCACACCCTTTTCCTTCCCGCCTGCTTTCTGGCGGCAGCCCTCCTGCTGTTCTGCTTCTGTATTCTCCGGGGATACAAGATTCCCAGCCCCGGACTGCCGGGCTGGCTGGCCCTGGGCCTGGGAGGCGGCTATTTCCTTGTCCGGGCATGGTTTTCCCCCTGGTTTTATTATGAGAGCGTAGCGGATCTGGGCCTTATCGCCACGGCCATCGTCATGTTCGCGGCGGGAACGTATGCCGGAGCCGGAAACGGGGAAAAGAGCATTCTTCCCGTACTGGCTGCGGCATTGGGGCTGCTGAATGCCCTGCTGTGGGGGTATCAGAACATAACGGGAACGGAAGCCTCCTGGTTCAGACCGGATTATTCCCTGTTCGGCACGGAAATCCGCAATATCGGATTGTTCGGATACAAAAATTTTTCCGCCCATTTCCTGTCCGTCACCGGTTTTTTCCTTTGCGCATACAGCATGGCTTCCGCCAGAAAATGGGGCATCCGCCTGTTCACGGGATTGGCGCTCATCCTCGTTTCCTTCACGTGCGGCTCGCGGTCCGCCTTCCCAAACGCCCTGGCTGGCGTAACCCTGTGCTTCTTTATTTATACCTCCAGCGTTTTCCGCAATAACAGAAAATTTTACACGGCGTCCATCCTCTTTATTATCCTGCTTTTCCTGGGCACGTCCTATGCCGTGCTGGATTTGTCCCGGGGGGCGGGCAGGCTTGCCGCCCTTCTGGATACGTTTTCCTTCGGCAACCGGCTGGACCTGTCCAAACTGGCCTGGGCGCTGGCGGACCAGGCTCCGCTGTTCGGTCACGGCAGCCGGATGTACACCAATCTTTCCACGGAGTTTTTCTCCGGAGCCAACCTCCCCAATTTTGCCCACCACGAATACGCACAAGCCGCCTGCGACTACGGCTATGCCGGGCTGGGGCTGATGCTAGCTCTGCTGGCCCTGTTTCTTATTTTCGGACTCCGGAGCGTTCTGAAATTGTCAGGAGAACATCAACGGCCCAATCCTCTGGGACCGGCGGCGTTCTGCGTATTGTGCATCGCCGCTTTCCACGCCTATGGGGAATTCATCTGGCATAACCCTGCCTTGCTTGGAGCCAGCGCCCTATGCGGCGGCATTACCTGCACGGCCCCTCTTTCCAGGGTGAAGGCTTCGCGCCAAGCCGGCCGCTGGCTTCAAGCGACCGCCGCACTGCTGATGGCCATATTGGCGCTGTGTTATGCGTTTCTGGCTTTTCCGGTCTGGAAAAACTCCCTTCAAGCCGTCCCGGCTTCCTCCGGCAACCGGCTGCCCATGCTGGAAGCGGCCGCCTCCTGCAGCCTGGACCCGGATTTGGTGCGGCGCAACATTCTGCATGCCGCAGGCAGTTCTCCCCCCCCAAACCCGGCCCGGCTCAAAGCATTGGAGCATCAGGAAGAAAAAGCGGAATTACTGAGCCCCGGAAACCACGGCCTGACGGCGGCTAAAAGCCTCCTTTACATCCTGCAGGGACGCCTCACGGAAGCGGAGCAACTGCTCCGCCCATACGTAGAGAGTCCCGGCAGGTTTGATGACCGAATGTTCGCCTGGACTACCATTTACAATAATATGCTGTATTCCTGGAGTACGGCCATTGCTGCCCAGTCCCCCGGACGCGCCCTGTCCATGGCCATGACGGCCCAGCGCCTGATGTCCGCCCAAACGGACCGGTGGCTGTATTATGGGGCCCTGGATCCCGAAGTCAGGAAAAAACACTACTCGCGCCTCAATGAGCTCAAGATGCTCATCATGATGCTTCAGGCCCGCGGAACGACGCCCGACCCTTCCTGGAGGAAATAG
- a CDS encoding DUF488 domain-containing protein, with the protein MNITIKRIYDPKEPGDGYRVLVDRLWPRGISKEKASWDEWLKNIAPSTALRQWFAHDPVRWDAFRKKYDEELDGNGEAVSHLLRLARKGKVTLLYSARNTEHNEAAALRDYLLQRFAS; encoded by the coding sequence ATGAACATAACCATCAAACGAATTTATGACCCCAAGGAACCCGGGGACGGATACCGCGTCCTGGTGGACCGGCTCTGGCCCCGCGGCATTTCCAAGGAAAAAGCTTCCTGGGACGAGTGGCTGAAGAACATAGCTCCATCCACGGCGCTCCGCCAGTGGTTTGCTCATGATCCAGTCAGATGGGACGCATTCCGCAAAAAGTACGACGAGGAACTGGATGGAAACGGAGAAGCCGTTTCCCATCTGCTCCGGCTGGCGCGGAAAGGGAAGGTTACGCTGCTGTACTCCGCCAGAAATACGGAGCACAACGAAGCTGCGGCTCTGAGGGATTACCTTTTGCAACGGTTTGCTTCATAA
- the hemC gene encoding hydroxymethylbilane synthase, with the protein MTSKNTLIIGTRGSALALAQADMVRAALSLRYPELDVRCEIIHTIGDRRTDVPLADVARVSGMVDKGIFIKELETALRDGRIDVAVHSLKDVPSELAAGFTLAAVLPRAAVEDVLITKEPDWNGSGTLATGSVRRRLMARTYWGSGLRFENLRGNVPTRLGKLVEHPGWDAVILARAGLERLGLYAPETLVEGRKLYMRPLPVEVFIPAVGQGIVGMECRSSDRETAEMLEGINDPESFACALAERAFLVRLGANCSTPVGVYAHPDGEELVLRAAYYVPGREEPFAVVIRGDRKAPEALGLRAFEELGLSGWRKTSSCSGCGEK; encoded by the coding sequence ATGACCAGTAAAAATACCCTCATCATCGGCACCCGCGGGAGCGCCCTGGCCCTGGCCCAGGCGGATATGGTCCGTGCTGCCCTTTCCCTCCGTTATCCGGAACTGGACGTGCGCTGTGAAATCATCCATACTATTGGGGACCGCCGCACGGATGTTCCTCTGGCGGATGTGGCCCGCGTTTCCGGCATGGTGGACAAGGGGATCTTCATTAAGGAACTGGAGACCGCCCTCCGGGATGGCCGCATTGACGTAGCGGTGCACAGCCTCAAAGATGTGCCGAGCGAGCTTGCAGCCGGCTTCACGCTGGCCGCCGTCTTGCCCCGTGCTGCCGTGGAGGATGTGCTTATCACGAAAGAACCGGACTGGAACGGTTCTGGAACGCTGGCTACCGGAAGCGTGCGCCGACGCCTGATGGCGCGCACGTACTGGGGTTCCGGCCTGCGGTTTGAAAACCTGCGGGGGAATGTGCCTACGCGTTTGGGAAAGCTGGTGGAACATCCCGGCTGGGATGCCGTGATTCTGGCCAGGGCCGGTTTGGAACGCCTGGGGCTGTACGCGCCGGAAACCCTTGTGGAAGGAAGAAAACTTTACATGCGTCCCTTGCCGGTGGAAGTTTTTATTCCTGCTGTGGGGCAGGGCATCGTTGGAATGGAATGCCGTTCCTCGGACAGGGAGACGGCGGAAATGCTGGAAGGCATCAATGATCCGGAGTCTTTTGCCTGTGCGCTGGCGGAACGGGCTTTCCTGGTACGTCTGGGTGCGAACTGTTCCACGCCCGTGGGTGTTTACGCCCATCCGGATGGAGAGGAACTGGTTCTGCGGGCTGCGTATTACGTTCCGGGCAGGGAAGAGCCTTTTGCCGTTGTGATTCGCGGAGACCGGAAAGCCCCTGAAGCGCTGGGCCTTCGGGCTTTTGAAGAATTGGGCCTGAGTGGATGGCGGAAGACTTCCTCGTGTTCCGGATGCGGAGAAAAATAA
- the hemA gene encoding glutamyl-tRNA reductase, with protein MNHRTAPVEIRERFAVPSHKLREEGQRIRSLPGVDQCVVLSTCNRMEIYYWSNAPENAQEHILSHFLGDGRGELDMASYFYSHQGEDALGHLCRVLSGLDSMVLGETEIFGQVKTAYQTALDAGVTAACANKTFQKAFTIGKKVRTESQIHAGATSVGSVAVELAEQIFGDLSGTRVLILGAGEMSRVTGRALHARGAEGIYVANRSFDRAVELAGMIGGQAIRYDVWGNYLRDIDVVVAATAAPHCIITRETLLPLRASRKYRSLFLIDISVPRNISPDVADIDEVYLYDIDTLTQLADEAKRSRKQEVSRCEAIIRDSISRYFPDSALYDQ; from the coding sequence TTGAATCACCGGACCGCTCCCGTGGAAATACGGGAGCGGTTTGCCGTGCCGTCCCATAAACTCCGGGAGGAAGGACAGCGCATCCGTTCCCTTCCTGGAGTGGACCAGTGCGTTGTGCTTTCCACCTGCAACCGCATGGAAATTTATTATTGGTCCAACGCTCCGGAAAATGCGCAGGAGCACATTTTATCCCATTTTCTGGGTGATGGGCGTGGGGAACTGGATATGGCTTCTTATTTTTACAGCCATCAGGGAGAAGATGCTCTAGGCCATCTGTGCCGCGTGCTGAGCGGCCTGGATTCCATGGTGCTGGGGGAAACGGAAATCTTCGGACAGGTAAAAACGGCTTACCAGACGGCCCTGGATGCCGGAGTAACTGCGGCCTGCGCCAACAAAACCTTTCAGAAAGCCTTTACTATCGGTAAAAAAGTGCGGACGGAAAGCCAGATTCATGCCGGGGCAACCTCCGTGGGATCCGTGGCAGTAGAGCTGGCGGAACAAATTTTCGGGGATCTTTCCGGCACCCGCGTCCTTATTCTGGGGGCGGGCGAGATGAGCCGCGTTACGGGGCGCGCCCTTCATGCCCGGGGTGCTGAGGGCATTTATGTGGCCAACCGCTCCTTTGACCGTGCGGTAGAGCTGGCGGGCATGATCGGCGGCCAGGCCATCCGGTATGACGTGTGGGGGAACTATCTCAGGGATATTGACGTGGTGGTGGCCGCCACCGCTGCTCCCCACTGCATCATCACCCGGGAAACGCTTCTGCCTTTGCGTGCCTCCCGTAAATACCGCTCCCTCTTTTTGATTGATATTTCCGTGCCGCGCAACATTTCTCCAGACGTGGCGGATATTGACGAAGTGTATCTCTACGATATTGATACCCTCACCCAGCTGGCGGATGAAGCCAAGCGCAGCCGGAAGCAGGAGGTTTCCCGGTGCGAGGCCATCATCCGGGACAGCATCTCCAGATATTTTCCGGATTCCGCTCTTTATGACCAGTAA
- the ccsA gene encoding cytochrome c biogenesis protein CcsA, with protein MNDNWWAIASLILSLAFTGLGWRLLASGRRFLYAHLWMACLFVLQTGALCVKAYQTGMCPIRGASEVLFFLSWSINLFYLMLGRAYRMSVLGIFTAPAIAVLTVFSLLIGRSGADVQGTHDFWVTAHVGIAMMSYGAGGLAAAAGAAFCMQNECLKRHRIPGTCRVLPPIRTLEASMKRLVLVAFLLLLLGEWLGWRGNLPINAAKTSIVILLTAGYSVLLWFIYRRGIPGRMLACCCVALFIASMSIFLVS; from the coding sequence ATGAACGATAACTGGTGGGCCATTGCCTCTCTCATCCTCTCCCTGGCTTTCACAGGGCTGGGATGGCGCCTGCTGGCTTCCGGTCGGCGGTTTTTATATGCCCATCTTTGGATGGCGTGCCTCTTTGTTCTCCAGACAGGGGCGCTATGCGTCAAAGCGTACCAGACGGGAATGTGTCCCATCCGCGGCGCTTCAGAGGTGCTCTTCTTCCTCTCCTGGAGCATCAATCTCTTTTATCTGATGCTGGGACGTGCTTACCGAATGTCCGTGCTTGGCATCTTTACGGCTCCGGCTATTGCCGTGCTGACGGTTTTTTCCCTGCTGATAGGCCGTTCCGGAGCGGACGTGCAGGGCACGCATGACTTCTGGGTGACGGCACATGTGGGCATAGCCATGATGTCCTACGGAGCCGGCGGCCTGGCCGCTGCCGCGGGGGCGGCGTTCTGCATGCAGAATGAATGTCTTAAAAGACACCGAATTCCCGGTACCTGCCGTGTGCTTCCTCCCATCCGTACACTGGAAGCCAGCATGAAGCGCCTGGTTCTTGTGGCATTCCTCCTTCTTCTGCTTGGGGAATGGCTTGGGTGGCGGGGGAATCTCCCCATTAATGCGGCCAAGACCTCCATTGTCATTCTTCTCACGGCAGGCTACAGCGTCCTGCTGTGGTTCATCTACCGCCGCGGCATTCCGGGAAGGATGTTGGCCTGCTGCTGCGTGGCCCTCTTTATTGCATCCATGAGCATTTTCCTGGTAAGTTGA
- the folE2 gene encoding GTP cyclohydrolase FolE2, which yields MQELKDTQSEADTRNISIDRVGVKGLRFPIQIQDKLNRIQSTVATVSLAVDLPEEFKGTHMSRFVEALHQHGPLLDVHTALAIPRELLRRLSARRSHVEMEFPFFRSKNAPVTGIEGLMDYVVRFEMEAEANNKLADFKLTVIVPVTTLCPCSKAMSAYGAHNQRGLVTYSVRFASRPVWIEDLIDLVESCASCSLFSVLKRPDEKWVTEKAYENPVFVEDLVRNVALKTQSHSAFSWYRVEAENFESIHNHQAYAVIERDLRS from the coding sequence ATGCAGGAACTGAAAGATACCCAGTCCGAGGCGGATACGCGCAATATTTCCATTGACCGGGTGGGCGTAAAAGGGTTGCGCTTCCCCATCCAGATACAGGACAAGCTCAACCGCATCCAGTCCACTGTGGCGACGGTTTCTCTGGCGGTGGATCTGCCGGAAGAATTCAAGGGCACCCATATGAGCCGTTTTGTGGAGGCGTTGCACCAGCATGGCCCTTTGCTGGATGTGCATACGGCCCTGGCCATTCCGCGGGAACTGCTCCGCCGTCTGTCCGCCCGCCGTTCCCATGTGGAAATGGAATTCCCGTTTTTCCGCTCCAAAAACGCTCCTGTGACCGGAATTGAAGGGCTCATGGATTACGTTGTCCGGTTTGAGATGGAGGCGGAAGCGAACAACAAACTGGCTGATTTCAAGCTGACAGTTATCGTTCCCGTGACGACGCTCTGCCCCTGCTCCAAGGCCATGAGTGCCTACGGAGCCCACAACCAGCGCGGGCTGGTTACTTATTCCGTGCGTTTTGCCTCCAGGCCCGTCTGGATTGAAGACCTGATTGACCTGGTGGAATCCTGCGCGAGCTGCTCCCTGTTCAGCGTGCTGAAAAGGCCGGATGAAAAATGGGTGACGGAAAAGGCTTATGAAAACCCTGTCTTTGTGGAAGATCTGGTGCGCAACGTGGCGTTGAAAACGCAGAGTCATTCCGCCTTCAGCTGGTACCGGGTGGAAGCGGAAAATTTTGAATCCATCCATAACCACCAGGCATACGCCGTCATTGAGCGCGATTTGCGTTCCTGA
- the rpsR gene encoding 30S ribosomal protein S18, translated as MSTEPKTVERRIRFRTCNRQMPRRRLDIPMDQVNLLNPDFLSKFTSETGKILPRRVTGLSAKMHRKVTREIKRARSINLLP; from the coding sequence ATGTCCACTGAACCCAAGACTGTAGAACGCCGTATTCGTTTCCGCACGTGCAATCGCCAGATGCCGCGCCGCCGTCTCGACATCCCGATGGATCAGGTCAATCTGCTCAATCCTGATTTTCTGTCCAAGTTCACCTCTGAAACCGGCAAGATTCTTCCCCGCCGTGTGACCGGGCTGTCCGCCAAGATGCACCGCAAGGTAACCCGTGAAATCAAGCGGGCCCGTTCCATCAACCTTCTGCCGTAA
- the rpmG gene encoding 50S ribosomal protein L33: MPRDIIILECTEAKAEGKPTSRYVTTRNKKSLRTPGRLEKIKYNPFLKRRTLHREMR; encoded by the coding sequence ATGCCAAGAGACATCATCATCCTCGAATGCACCGAGGCCAAAGCCGAAGGAAAGCCTACGTCCCGCTACGTCACCACGCGCAATAAAAAAAGCCTGCGTACTCCCGGCCGCCTGGAAAAGATTAAGTACAATCCTTTCCTGAAGCGCCGCACGCTTCATCGTGAAATGCGTTAA
- a CDS encoding TraR/DksA family transcriptional regulator, with amino-acid sequence MPTPKKTNSKTVAKEVPASKKKTCGKSDCKTAVDLEAPAKKKCCRKKAAEPEKAAKPAKKAAAAAAEMEKKPAPKTAGKAPVKKAAPAPVAPVPAPAKNELTDEQAEAIAAARAELAANPEWEPFVQMQRQHLLDLRDRALDNMSGVARDTLRNHPEGSEASGSGEHQADAGSDAYDRDFALSLLSKEQDGLYEIEQALARIDNGTYGICEMSYKVIPILRLEAIPFARLTVECQAQWEKEKGQNARFRPRVALGFAGGQNDVDLSVSLDDDEE; translated from the coding sequence ATGCCTACTCCCAAGAAAACCAATAGCAAGACCGTCGCCAAGGAAGTTCCGGCTTCCAAGAAAAAGACCTGCGGGAAGTCCGATTGCAAGACCGCTGTAGACCTGGAGGCTCCCGCTAAGAAGAAATGCTGCAGGAAAAAGGCGGCTGAACCGGAAAAAGCCGCCAAGCCCGCCAAAAAGGCTGCCGCCGCCGCGGCTGAAATGGAAAAGAAGCCTGCGCCGAAAACGGCCGGAAAGGCTCCGGTTAAAAAAGCTGCTCCTGCTCCCGTTGCCCCGGTTCCCGCTCCCGCGAAAAATGAATTGACGGATGAACAGGCGGAAGCCATTGCCGCCGCCAGGGCGGAACTGGCCGCCAACCCCGAATGGGAGCCTTTTGTGCAGATGCAGCGCCAGCATCTGCTGGACTTGCGCGACAGGGCTCTGGACAACATGAGCGGCGTGGCTCGCGATACTCTCCGGAATCATCCGGAAGGCAGTGAGGCTTCCGGCTCCGGGGAACACCAGGCGGATGCCGGCAGTGACGCCTATGACCGTGATTTTGCGCTCAGCCTGCTTTCCAAAGAGCAGGACGGCCTGTATGAAATCGAACAGGCGCTCGCCCGCATTGACAACGGAACATATGGCATCTGCGAAATGTCATACAAGGTCATTCCCATTCTGCGTCTGGAGGCCATCCCCTTTGCTCGGCTTACCGTGGAATGCCAGGCCCAGTGGGAAAAGGAAAAAGGCCAGAATGCCAGGTTCCGTCCCAGAGTGGCCCTGGGCTTTGCCGGAGGACAAAATGATGTAGATTTATCTGTTTCTCTTGACGATGACGAAGAATAG
- a CDS encoding ROK family protein: MTASTIPSIGIDFGGTSIKMGVVKGAEVIAHAPSIATQEYGNPDQLIEAIAQFVNMLRLNHPEVQAIGMGMPGFVNFYQGTVYTLTNVPGWNNVPVKDMLQAACGLPVYVENDANCMAYAEWKLGAGKGKRHLVCLTLGTGVGSGLIVNGELLRGATCSAGELGQTSIDYRGRLGHYGNRGSLEDYVGNREIAADARTLYASHGIDKAIVDCNPISLERAALAGDEVAEQVWRDLAVKLSCALMNCCYLLNPEAIIIGGGVAKARTLLFQPLQEIMKTQLAAPLVEYLEILPAQFGTEAGILGAAHLALNTHFGETFRA, encoded by the coding sequence ATGACAGCTTCAACCATTCCCTCCATCGGCATTGACTTCGGAGGCACCTCCATCAAGATGGGGGTCGTCAAGGGCGCGGAAGTAATCGCCCACGCTCCTTCAATAGCCACCCAGGAATACGGCAATCCCGATCAACTGATTGAAGCCATAGCCCAGTTCGTGAATATGCTGCGGCTGAATCACCCGGAAGTGCAGGCCATCGGCATGGGAATGCCGGGGTTCGTCAATTTTTACCAGGGGACCGTTTATACGCTTACCAACGTGCCCGGTTGGAACAACGTTCCGGTAAAGGACATGCTCCAGGCTGCCTGCGGACTGCCCGTATACGTGGAAAACGACGCCAACTGCATGGCTTATGCGGAATGGAAGCTGGGCGCCGGAAAAGGAAAAAGGCATCTGGTCTGCCTGACCCTCGGCACCGGCGTTGGCAGCGGCCTGATCGTGAACGGAGAACTTCTGCGCGGGGCTACCTGCTCCGCCGGGGAGCTGGGGCAGACGAGCATCGACTACCGGGGGCGTCTGGGCCATTACGGAAACCGCGGCTCCCTGGAAGATTATGTAGGCAACCGGGAAATAGCTGCGGATGCACGCACGCTGTATGCCAGCCACGGCATTGACAAGGCCATTGTGGACTGCAACCCCATCTCTTTGGAACGGGCCGCATTGGCTGGTGATGAAGTAGCCGAGCAAGTATGGCGGGACCTGGCCGTAAAACTCTCCTGCGCCCTGATGAATTGCTGCTATCTCCTGAACCCGGAAGCCATCATCATCGGCGGGGGCGTGGCCAAGGCCAGAACCCTGCTTTTCCAGCCCCTTCAGGAAATCATGAAAACCCAGCTCGCCGCCCCTCTGGTGGAATACCTTGAAATCCTTCCCGCCCAGTTCGGTACGGAGGCGGGCATCCTGGGGGCCGCCCATCTGGCTCTCAACACCCACTTCGGAGAAACATTCCGGGCCTGA
- a CDS encoding RsmB/NOP family class I SAM-dependent RNA methyltransferase — MSSSQILKLARKLELTAEQERDFLDAMQAGNRSRSALVITPKAPEGYRPPLPAKDTPQEWGHSSILALPSGEAETKPGSLPDYECGYYYPLDLSSVWETAPLAHLPFRPERCLDMCAAPGGKSILAQTRVSPQEHVSNEVNPKRLGILRHNLLRCGFTNLYTQRLRPDQWAELAPGCFDLILADAPCSGQSLLAKGIPNPGCFNSSVTGGNAKRQRGILLAALRCLAPGGFLLYTTCTYAPEENERNVLYLLKRHPDLHTITVPELEHFRSSLTQEACYRLMPFHGAGAGGFTCLLRKEGGHPLPLSLPDELKAWPIHAMNC, encoded by the coding sequence GTGTCTTCCTCCCAAATACTCAAACTCGCCCGCAAACTGGAATTGACGGCGGAACAGGAACGGGATTTCCTGGACGCCATGCAGGCCGGGAACCGTTCCAGAAGCGCGCTGGTCATCACCCCGAAGGCACCGGAAGGCTACAGGCCGCCCTTGCCGGCAAAGGACACGCCGCAGGAGTGGGGGCATTCCTCCATCCTGGCGCTCCCGTCCGGAGAGGCGGAAACCAAACCCGGCTCCCTGCCGGATTACGAATGCGGCTATTACTATCCCCTGGATCTTTCGTCCGTCTGGGAAACGGCCCCTCTGGCGCATCTTCCGTTTCGTCCGGAACGCTGCCTGGACATGTGCGCGGCGCCGGGAGGGAAAAGCATTCTGGCGCAGACGCGGGTATCTCCGCAGGAGCATGTTTCCAACGAAGTGAATCCGAAGCGCCTGGGCATTCTGCGCCACAACCTGCTTCGCTGCGGCTTCACCAATCTGTACACCCAGCGCCTGCGCCCGGACCAGTGGGCGGAACTGGCCCCCGGGTGTTTTGACCTCATTCTGGCGGATGCCCCGTGCAGCGGGCAGTCCCTGCTGGCCAAAGGCATTCCCAACCCCGGCTGTTTCAATTCCTCCGTCACCGGAGGCAACGCCAAGCGGCAGCGGGGCATTTTGCTGGCCGCCCTCCGGTGTCTGGCTCCCGGCGGCTTCCTGCTGTACACTACATGCACTTACGCTCCGGAGGAAAATGAACGCAATGTCCTGTACCTGCTGAAACGCCATCCGGACCTGCACACCATAACCGTGCCGGAGCTGGAGCATTTCCGTTCCTCCCTGACGCAGGAAGCCTGCTACCGGCTCATGCCCTTCCACGGAGCAGGAGCGGGCGGTTTCACCTGCCTGCTGCGCAAGGAGGGAGGCCATCCGCTCCCGCTTTCCCTGCCGGATGAATTGAAGGCATGGCCCATTCATGCCATGAATTGTTGA
- a CDS encoding metallophosphoesterase family protein, with amino-acid sequence MKIGIFSDLHNRTDHLEPAMHRMRLLGCGHFIFLGDCTTPESFRRLIELTEDFPLDAVPGNNDYDVETMRRMAASSPAARLHPEHALITRYGMKLSLSHYPKYALREARSGNADAALYGHTHQAVSERCGGCLLANPGELQGRTGRIGFGVLDTDTRIINLHNLDFYAP; translated from the coding sequence ATGAAGATAGGCATTTTTTCCGACTTGCACAACCGCACAGACCATCTGGAGCCAGCCATGCACCGGATGCGCCTGCTGGGCTGCGGACATTTCATTTTCCTGGGCGACTGCACCACCCCGGAGAGTTTCCGGCGCCTGATTGAACTGACGGAGGACTTTCCTCTGGATGCCGTTCCGGGCAACAACGACTACGATGTGGAAACCATGCGGCGGATGGCCGCCAGTTCCCCGGCGGCGCGCCTGCATCCGGAACATGCCCTTATCACCCGGTACGGCATGAAACTTTCCCTCTCCCATTACCCAAAATACGCCTTGCGGGAAGCGCGCAGCGGAAACGCAGACGCCGCCCTGTACGGCCATACCCACCAGGCCGTGAGCGAAAGATGCGGCGGCTGCCTGCTGGCCAATCCCGGAGAACTCCAGGGCAGGACCGGACGCATCGGTTTCGGCGTCCTGGATACGGACACCCGCATCATCAACCTGCATAACCTGGACTTTTACGCCCCATGA
- a CDS encoding NUDIX domain-containing protein — MNTLDVCCALIELPAARGPLLLGAKKKTGQSNGLLYEFPGGKVEPGENARHAVIREIREELGCTVFPVRMLTPVRHREPERIIRLIPFLCRLELCALPRPLEHENLGFFSRRTLEELPWAPADRLVLKEWLEEHR; from the coding sequence ATGAACACGCTGGACGTCTGCTGTGCCCTGATTGAACTGCCCGCCGCACGGGGCCCTCTTCTTCTGGGCGCCAAAAAGAAAACGGGGCAGTCCAACGGGCTTCTTTACGAATTCCCCGGCGGAAAAGTGGAACCAGGGGAGAATGCCCGGCACGCCGTCATACGGGAAATACGGGAAGAGCTGGGATGCACCGTCTTCCCCGTCCGCATGCTCACCCCCGTACGGCACCGGGAGCCTGAACGCATTATCCGCCTTATCCCCTTTCTGTGCCGTCTGGAACTTTGCGCCCTGCCCCGGCCTCTGGAACATGAAAACCTGGGGTTCTTCTCCCGCCGTACGCTGGAAGAACTGCCCTGGGCGCCTGCGGACCGCCTTGTGTTAAAGGAATGGCTGGAAGAACACCGCTGA